A stretch of the Teretinema zuelzerae genome encodes the following:
- a CDS encoding metallophosphoesterase family protein, which yields MSVMKVLIISDGHGSLEMLDAIAPVMEGVDMVLYGGDFAAENKPETGLPFLERLAKLHDRVFAVSGNCDGPEFLETLESYDVSVEGSLSYFSGLVLTGSGGSSYFKRNSPNERSDEELVSDLRLAEQSLRDESAGDGDFADGSAAQEPAATASSEAEAGDGWNSLVAIVHNPPKDTVCDQVAPGIHVGSPLIRSFIERVRPLLVVCGHIHEGFGKDTIGSTVLANPGSLAEGRYAIAEISGGGKVPFSVSSLELLQLAR from the coding sequence ATGTCCGTCATGAAAGTTTTGATTATCTCCGATGGACACGGTTCTTTGGAGATGCTCGACGCGATCGCGCCGGTTATGGAAGGCGTCGATATGGTTTTATACGGCGGAGACTTCGCCGCGGAGAATAAACCGGAAACCGGCCTTCCGTTTCTGGAGCGGCTCGCGAAGCTCCACGATCGCGTGTTCGCCGTTTCCGGCAACTGCGACGGCCCCGAGTTCCTTGAAACCCTGGAATCCTACGACGTGAGCGTCGAGGGATCTCTTTCGTATTTTTCCGGCCTTGTGCTGACCGGCTCGGGCGGCAGCTCCTATTTTAAACGGAATTCGCCGAACGAGCGGAGCGACGAAGAGCTGGTTTCCGATCTTCGCCTCGCCGAGCAGAGTTTGCGGGACGAATCCGCCGGCGACGGGGATTTCGCGGACGGTTCCGCGGCGCAGGAACCGGCGGCAACGGCCTCAAGCGAAGCCGAAGCAGGCGACGGTTGGAACAGCCTCGTAGCGATCGTTCACAACCCTCCGAAGGATACCGTCTGCGATCAGGTCGCCCCCGGAATTCACGTCGGCTCCCCCCTTATCCGATCCTTCATAGAACGCGTTCGCCCGCTTTTGGTCGTATGCGGCCACATTCACGAAGGCTTCGGCAAGGACACGATCGGCTCGACCGTTTTGGCGAATCCGGGCTCCCTCGCGGAAGGCCGGTACGCGATTGCGGAAATTTCAGGCGGCGGCAAGGTTCCCTTCTCCGTCAGCTCCCTCGAACTCCTGCAGCTTGCTCGATGA
- the hisC gene encoding histidinol-phosphate transaminase — protein MFAKRFAGLKPYVPGEQPTDRAYIKLNANENPYPPSPEVEKVLRDFDPALFQRYPDPDARELRSAIADMLGGGVSPEMIFAGNGSDEVLSFVFYAFFDSDSPLRFPEHTYSFYPVYAGYYDIPVIKTPLLSDFSIDTEALSEGPGTGVIFANPNAPTGIYLPLDKIRNLLDSVPRDRVVVVDEAYIDFGGETAVPLLAEYPNLAIVRTFSKSYCFAGARLGFVVANPPLIQALFTTKNSFNHFPVDALTQKIGIASCRDSRYYAEINGRIIKTRDSFSASLRKAGWDVLPSLANFVFARKAGLSGRGAYEAIKREGILVRYFDIPGITDFVRISIGLPADMEKLLAVMSSL, from the coding sequence AATCCCTATCCGCCGTCGCCTGAAGTCGAGAAGGTTTTGAGGGATTTCGACCCGGCCCTTTTTCAGCGCTATCCCGATCCTGACGCGCGTGAGTTGCGGAGCGCCATCGCGGACATGCTCGGCGGCGGAGTCTCTCCGGAGATGATCTTCGCCGGAAACGGTTCGGACGAGGTGTTGTCTTTCGTGTTCTACGCCTTCTTCGATTCGGATTCCCCCCTCCGTTTCCCCGAGCATACCTACAGTTTTTATCCGGTGTACGCCGGCTACTACGATATTCCGGTGATCAAGACTCCTCTGTTAAGCGATTTTTCGATCGATACTGAGGCTCTATCTGAGGGTCCGGGAACGGGAGTGATTTTCGCGAATCCGAACGCTCCGACCGGCATCTATCTTCCGCTCGACAAAATCAGGAATCTCCTCGATTCTGTTCCCCGCGACCGGGTCGTCGTGGTAGACGAAGCCTACATCGATTTCGGCGGCGAGACCGCCGTGCCTCTTTTGGCCGAATACCCCAACCTCGCGATCGTTCGAACCTTCTCGAAGAGCTACTGCTTCGCCGGAGCCCGGCTCGGCTTCGTCGTCGCGAACCCCCCGCTGATACAGGCCCTCTTCACGACGAAAAACTCGTTCAACCACTTTCCGGTCGATGCGCTGACGCAGAAAATCGGGATTGCGAGCTGCCGCGACTCGCGGTATTATGCGGAAATAAACGGCCGGATCATAAAGACGCGGGATTCGTTCTCCGCCTCGCTGCGGAAAGCCGGATGGGACGTTCTCCCCTCGCTGGCGAATTTCGTGTTCGCCAGAAAGGCGGGCCTTTCCGGCCGCGGCGCATACGAGGCGATCAAGCGCGAAGGCATCCTGGTGCGGTACTTCGATATTCCCGGCATTACTGATTTCGTGCGCATTTCTATCGGCCTGCCCGCAGACATGGAAAAGCTGCTGGCAGTTATGAGTTCTTTGTAA